A section of the Roseivirga sp. BDSF3-8 genome encodes:
- a CDS encoding peptidyl-prolyl cis-trans isomerase, with the protein MMLAFQSCDKLGIRSREDDSEDPLVAEAGDAQLRMTDLAGIVPRGMNATDSASLVDRYIRSWVRKQLLISQASEEVDYDKAELERKILDYRYALMVYEFQKQYINENLDTAVSNEEVKAYYDINQDNFQLKQNIIRGWFLKVPKDAPKLAQIKQMMRKPDAENKKELKSYAFRFAMNYSMEDSLWLNFDEVIANTPFMSIPNKVQFLESNTFAETDDEKFEYLLHIQDYKISDQTSPLEFVKDDIRNIIINKRKVALADQLERNIYEEAKDNNEFEIYSIE; encoded by the coding sequence ATGATGCTCGCTTTTCAATCATGTGATAAGTTGGGTATACGTAGCAGAGAAGACGATTCGGAGGACCCCTTGGTGGCCGAGGCAGGTGACGCTCAGCTAAGGATGACAGACCTGGCGGGGATAGTCCCCAGAGGCATGAATGCTACCGATAGCGCCAGCCTTGTTGACCGCTACATCCGCAGCTGGGTCAGGAAGCAACTGCTTATCTCGCAAGCTTCGGAAGAGGTGGATTATGATAAAGCCGAACTTGAAAGAAAAATATTAGACTACCGCTATGCATTGATGGTCTATGAATTTCAGAAACAATACATCAATGAGAACCTGGACACGGCTGTGAGTAATGAGGAGGTTAAGGCCTACTATGATATCAATCAGGACAATTTTCAGCTTAAGCAGAACATCATTCGCGGGTGGTTTTTAAAAGTACCCAAAGACGCTCCTAAGCTTGCTCAGATAAAACAAATGATGAGGAAGCCCGATGCTGAAAATAAAAAAGAGCTTAAAAGCTACGCCTTCCGGTTTGCAATGAACTATTCCATGGAGGATTCTCTATGGCTTAATTTTGATGAGGTGATTGCCAACACGCCCTTTATGAGCATTCCCAATAAGGTACAGTTTCTGGAAAGTAATACCTTTGCGGAAACTGACGATGAAAAGTTCGAATACCTACTTCATATTCAGGACTATAAAATTTCAGACCAGACCTCACCGTTAGAGTTTGTGAAAGATGATATCAGAAACATCATCATTAACAAACGCAAAGTAGCTCTAGCAGACCAGCTAGAAAGGAATATATACGAAGAAGCAAAAGATAACAATGAGTTTGAGATCTATTCGATTGAGTAA
- a CDS encoding peptidylprolyl isomerase has translation MSLRSIRLSKRIVALVTCCLGVLLAISPLAYGQSGEGERMVVDKIIAKVDDYIILKSDLDKAYLDLMSRGQRGGDRVRCQMLSDLVLTKVLVAKAEIDSVIVTEPEVEANLARRMNIILSQIGGEEKVQEIYNKSVEEIRNDLRGDLREQLTADRMESEVTNSVTVSPAEVKKFFNRIPQDSLPFFSTEVTVGQIVKFPEPTDEEKEKVKRQLTEIRSDIVNGEADFGVMARMYSEEPGAERSGGNIGFFARGQLAPEYEAASLKMKPGEISMPVETQFGFHVIQLIERRGNEFNTRHILIKPKTRPSDLKRSSEYLDSLRTLIVNDSIEFEETAKEYSDDQQTGNSGGFFLDNTGTPRVSTENLDPTLFFTIDTMQVGDISEPIEFTSADGQTGMRIIYYKDKIAPHQANLKQDYQKIFLATKNEKKTSALDDWFEQAKKEVYIYIDPDYDQCGIMDSP, from the coding sequence ATGAGTTTGAGATCTATTCGATTGAGTAAGAGGATAGTGGCTTTGGTCACCTGTTGCCTGGGGGTATTACTGGCCATCAGTCCCCTTGCATACGGACAGAGTGGGGAAGGCGAGCGAATGGTTGTGGATAAGATCATAGCTAAGGTAGATGATTACATCATTCTCAAGTCTGACCTCGATAAAGCTTACCTCGACCTGATGTCCAGAGGGCAGCGCGGAGGCGACAGAGTGAGGTGTCAGATGCTGTCAGACCTGGTGCTCACCAAGGTGTTAGTTGCCAAGGCTGAGATAGACTCCGTCATAGTGACAGAGCCTGAAGTTGAAGCTAACCTGGCCCGGCGTATGAACATCATCCTTTCCCAGATTGGTGGTGAGGAGAAGGTTCAGGAGATATACAATAAATCCGTAGAGGAAATCAGAAACGATTTGCGCGGAGATTTGCGAGAGCAGCTTACGGCTGACCGCATGGAGAGTGAAGTTACTAACTCGGTCACTGTATCACCTGCAGAAGTAAAAAAGTTCTTCAACAGGATACCTCAGGACAGCCTTCCGTTCTTTTCTACCGAAGTAACCGTAGGTCAGATAGTGAAATTTCCCGAACCTACGGATGAAGAAAAGGAAAAGGTGAAACGTCAGCTTACAGAAATCCGGAGCGATATCGTTAATGGCGAGGCTGATTTCGGCGTAATGGCCAGAATGTACTCCGAAGAGCCTGGTGCTGAGAGAAGCGGTGGTAACATTGGTTTCTTCGCACGCGGGCAGCTTGCTCCTGAATATGAGGCGGCTTCCCTTAAAATGAAGCCTGGAGAGATAAGCATGCCAGTAGAGACACAGTTTGGCTTTCATGTCATTCAGCTAATAGAAAGAAGGGGTAACGAATTCAATACCCGTCACATACTTATCAAGCCTAAGACCAGGCCATCTGACCTGAAGCGCAGTTCTGAATACCTTGATAGCCTTCGTACCCTTATCGTTAATGATAGTATAGAGTTTGAAGAGACAGCCAAGGAATACTCCGATGATCAGCAGACCGGCAACAGTGGCGGCTTCTTTCTGGATAACACAGGCACACCCCGGGTGAGTACTGAAAACCTCGACCCCACCCTTTTCTTTACGATTGATACCATGCAGGTAGGGGATATTTCAGAGCCTATCGAATTCACATCGGCAGACGGGCAAACAGGAATGCGCATTATCTATTATAAAGATAAGATAGCGCCTCACCAGGCCAACCTGAAGCAGGATTATCAGAAGATATTTCTGGCCACAAAAAATGAGAAAAAGACCAGTGCACTGGACGACTGGTTCGAACAGGCCAAAAAAGAAGTGTATATTTATATCGATCCGGACTACGATCAGTGCGGAATAATGGACAGCCCCTGA
- a CDS encoding sulfate adenylyltransferase subunit 1: MIEQSINTEDYLKMDLLRFTTAGSVDDGKSTLIGRLLFDSKAIFEDQMDAIEQSSQKAGDSYVNLALLTDGLRAEREQGITIDVAYRYFATPKRKFIIADTPGHIQYTRNMVTGASNANLAIVLVDARNGVVEQTCRHAFIASLLQIKHLVLCINKMDLVDYSEEAYEKIKDDFEDFSAKLEIPDIHFIPISALKGDNVVKKSENMPWYDGGTLLYTLENVHIGSDLNYVDSRMSVQRVIRPQSDEYHDFRGYAGRIEGGIFKPGDEILAMPSGFTSKIANIHLMDKKLGEAFPPMSVVMTLEDDIDISRGDMIVKPHNQPTASQDIELMICWLNEKKLQPNGKYALRHTSQEVRCIIKDVRYKVNINTLHRIEDDLEIGLNDIGRIRIRTTKPLFFDSYKKNRNTGSVILVDEFTNETVGAGMII, encoded by the coding sequence ATGATCGAACAATCCATAAATACAGAAGACTACCTGAAAATGGATCTTCTGAGGTTCACCACTGCCGGAAGTGTGGACGACGGTAAAAGTACGCTAATCGGCAGACTGCTGTTTGACTCAAAGGCTATTTTTGAGGACCAGATGGATGCCATAGAGCAGTCCAGCCAGAAGGCAGGCGACAGCTACGTAAACCTGGCGCTTCTTACTGACGGTCTGCGGGCAGAACGTGAGCAGGGCATTACCATTGATGTGGCCTATCGTTACTTTGCCACACCTAAGAGAAAATTTATCATTGCGGACACTCCCGGTCATATCCAGTACACGCGTAACATGGTTACCGGTGCTTCTAATGCCAACCTGGCTATTGTACTGGTAGATGCGCGTAATGGGGTGGTAGAGCAAACCTGCCGGCATGCATTTATCGCCTCTCTCCTACAGATCAAGCACCTGGTACTGTGCATCAATAAGATGGACCTGGTGGACTACAGTGAAGAGGCTTATGAGAAGATCAAAGATGACTTCGAGGATTTCAGCGCCAAGCTGGAAATACCTGACATACACTTCATTCCTATCAGTGCCCTGAAGGGGGACAATGTGGTGAAGAAAAGCGAAAACATGCCCTGGTATGACGGCGGCACGCTACTCTACACGCTGGAAAATGTGCACATAGGCAGTGACCTGAATTATGTGGACAGCCGCATGTCTGTACAGCGCGTGATACGCCCGCAGAGTGATGAGTACCATGACTTCAGAGGCTACGCGGGCCGTATAGAAGGGGGTATTTTCAAGCCAGGTGACGAGATACTCGCCATGCCCTCAGGCTTTACCAGTAAGATCGCCAACATCCACCTGATGGATAAAAAACTGGGTGAGGCCTTCCCTCCTATGTCGGTGGTGATGACGCTTGAGGATGACATCGACATTAGCCGCGGCGACATGATCGTAAAACCTCATAACCAGCCTACTGCCAGCCAGGATATTGAGCTGATGATTTGTTGGCTAAATGAGAAAAAGCTGCAGCCTAATGGTAAGTATGCTCTTCGCCATACCTCACAGGAAGTACGCTGCATTATTAAGGACGTGCGGTATAAGGTGAACATCAACACGCTGCACCGCATTGAAGACGATCTTGAAATTGGTCTTAACGATATCGGACGTATTCGTATTCGTACTACTAAGCCGCTCTTCTTTGACAGCTACAAGAAGAACCGTAATACGGGTAGCGTAATATTGGTAGATGAGTTTACGAACGAAACGGTAGGTGCTGGCATGATCATCTGA
- a CDS encoding 3-hydroxyacyl-CoA dehydrogenase family protein: MNISKVAVAGSGVMGAGIAQVAAMAGYEVMMYDLKPEMLEKGLATITKNLNKGIEKGKVTNEQKESALSLIATTDRLEEVKADLIIEAVVERLDVKQGLFKKLEEINGPDTILATNTSSIPVTRIGAALKRPENFLGLHFFNPAHIMKLVEVISGAATSSEVAQAGYDFAERIGKTPAVAKDSSGFIVNRVARHFYVESLKIAEEGVADVETIDGLLQGAGFRMGPFRLMDLIGVETNFSVTKSMFEAFHYDVKFRPSRIQEQKVDAGHFGRKSGRGFYNYEK, from the coding sequence ATGAATATAAGTAAAGTTGCCGTAGCCGGATCAGGTGTAATGGGCGCAGGTATCGCGCAGGTAGCTGCCATGGCTGGCTACGAGGTGATGATGTATGACCTGAAACCTGAAATGCTGGAAAAAGGTCTTGCCACTATCACTAAAAACCTGAATAAGGGAATAGAGAAGGGTAAGGTGACTAATGAACAGAAAGAGTCTGCCCTCTCCCTCATAGCGACTACGGATCGCCTGGAAGAGGTAAAGGCAGACCTTATCATAGAGGCGGTAGTGGAGCGGCTTGATGTAAAGCAAGGGTTATTTAAAAAGCTGGAGGAGATCAACGGACCCGATACGATTCTGGCGACAAACACCTCTTCTATTCCGGTAACACGTATTGGAGCGGCCCTCAAAAGGCCTGAAAACTTTCTTGGCCTGCACTTCTTCAATCCGGCGCATATTATGAAGCTGGTAGAAGTAATCAGCGGCGCTGCCACCAGCAGCGAGGTAGCCCAGGCCGGATACGACTTTGCGGAACGTATCGGAAAAACCCCGGCCGTGGCAAAAGATTCTTCCGGCTTTATCGTTAACCGTGTGGCGAGACACTTTTATGTAGAGAGCCTGAAAATTGCGGAGGAGGGTGTAGCGGATGTGGAAACGATAGACGGCCTGCTGCAAGGGGCCGGATTCCGTATGGGACCTTTCCGCCTGATGGACCTGATAGGAGTGGAAACGAACTTCAGTGTGACCAAAAGTATGTTTGAAGCCTTTCACTACGACGTTAAATTCAGACCCAGCCGCATACAGGAGCAAAAAGTGGATGCCGGTCACTTCGGCCGCAAGTCGGGCCGCGGCTTCTATAATTATGAGAAATAA
- the pheS gene encoding phenylalanine--tRNA ligase subunit alpha, translating into MQDKIRELTNEIEGYQVSNNDELEAYRLKFISRKGVMGELFAGLKDVPNEDKKAMGQALNVLKNEAQDKFKELITSLEESTAGAKSHDHPDLTLPPVPDQLGTIHPLSKTQQRIIEIFEQIGFSVAEGPEIEDDFHNFSALNFPENHPAREMQDTFFIEKNPDMVLRTHTSSVQVRVMETTKPPLRKIMPGRVYRNEAISARAHCFFHQVEGIYIAENVSFVDLKQTLYHFAKEMFGQQSKVRFRPSYFPFTEVSAEMDVSCGLNEPGTCEICGGRKNVCKGTGWVEICGAGMIDPQVLENCGIDPEKYTGFAFGMGVERIAMLKYNIEDLRLFSENDIRFLRQFTPMG; encoded by the coding sequence ATGCAGGATAAGATCCGGGAATTAACGAATGAGATAGAGGGCTATCAGGTTTCCAACAATGATGAACTGGAGGCCTATCGTCTGAAATTTATCAGCCGTAAGGGGGTGATGGGCGAGCTTTTTGCCGGGCTGAAGGACGTGCCCAACGAAGATAAAAAAGCAATGGGTCAGGCCCTGAACGTGTTGAAAAATGAGGCGCAGGATAAGTTTAAAGAACTTATTACCAGCCTGGAGGAAAGCACAGCAGGCGCTAAGTCTCATGACCATCCAGATCTTACCCTGCCGCCTGTGCCTGACCAGTTGGGCACTATTCATCCGCTGTCTAAAACGCAGCAGCGTATCATTGAAATATTTGAGCAGATCGGGTTCAGTGTGGCAGAAGGCCCGGAAATAGAGGATGATTTTCATAATTTCAGTGCACTGAACTTCCCGGAGAACCACCCGGCCCGCGAAATGCAGGACACATTCTTCATTGAGAAGAATCCGGATATGGTACTGCGTACGCACACTTCATCCGTTCAGGTACGGGTAATGGAAACGACGAAGCCGCCGCTGCGTAAGATCATGCCGGGCAGGGTATACCGTAATGAGGCGATTTCAGCGAGGGCCCACTGCTTCTTTCACCAGGTGGAAGGTATCTACATCGCTGAGAACGTGAGCTTTGTGGATCTTAAGCAAACGCTCTATCACTTTGCCAAGGAGATGTTCGGGCAGCAGAGTAAGGTACGCTTCCGTCCCAGCTACTTTCCGTTTACAGAGGTAAGCGCAGAAATGGACGTTAGCTGCGGCCTGAATGAGCCGGGCACCTGCGAAATTTGCGGAGGCCGTAAGAATGTATGTAAAGGTACCGGCTGGGTAGAGATATGCGGTGCAGGTATGATAGACCCCCAGGTGCTGGAGAACTGTGGTATAGACCCGGAAAAATACACTGGTTTTGCCTTTGGAATGGGGGTGGAACGTATCGCTATGCTGAAGTACAATATCGAGGATTTACGCCTTTTCTCTGAAAACGATATACGCTTCCTGCGTCAGTTTACCCCCATGGGATAA
- a CDS encoding peptidylprolyl isomerase, with protein MKKTASIILGLALLVTACSAPKKGSHDSDYLFKVGDKEVTNEEFIYVFNKNNFNNDSVITRQEIDEYLELFVNFKLKVKEAESLGLQNEEAFIQELETYRKQLAKPYLTETTITNALIEEAYERSKQEVNASHILITVDPGASPQDTLAAYQKITALRDRAINGEDFNALARSNSQDPSAVQNGGNLGYFTSMQMVYPFEEAAYATAEGEVSEPFRTRYGYHIVKVHDKRESRGKIKVAHIMIRAAQGMSVEDSVAARKKAEEIYRMLDQGADWFETASEYSEDLNTKDRGGELPWFGTGNMVPSFENAAFALENPKDISEPVKTPYGWHIIRLLERQSVPALEDVRENIARQINRDSRAEVNKKALIKRLKEENSFQENTEVLEQMVALVSTAAVSGNWEKAQSDSLGSKAVFTINLKPYYVSDFISLAERSAEGLNRGGTAEPSVRNLYDRWTEMKLVEYEEEHLADKYDDYRLLYQEYREGILLFELMDRKVWSKATRDTSGLRNYYQENIEKYQWGKRFNAAIIKLSDASLADEVKPLLKADLYPVSGSTTVLEPGDGDMLFNNLHRFKLDSLARRVNAKSSLILTASLPEEDEAFADSVRQTLSRFGINGEKLRTQGTESSTAALAIMSTSPKDMEAFLNEGRPLSFRVDYGRFEVSGNEMLQDLPAEKGVYEVTDDENALIRIYEVLEPQAKQLSEIRGQVISDYQEHLEKEWVAELREKYPVEINRRALNEIYRKFENE; from the coding sequence ATGAAAAAGACTGCAAGTATCATCCTAGGACTAGCCCTTTTAGTTACCGCTTGTTCTGCACCCAAAAAGGGAAGTCATGACAGCGATTACCTGTTTAAGGTCGGTGACAAAGAGGTAACAAACGAAGAGTTCATTTATGTTTTTAATAAGAACAACTTCAATAATGACTCCGTCATCACCCGGCAGGAGATAGACGAGTACCTGGAGCTATTCGTAAATTTTAAGCTGAAGGTAAAAGAGGCAGAATCACTGGGGCTGCAAAATGAGGAAGCTTTTATACAGGAGCTCGAGACCTACCGTAAGCAACTGGCCAAACCCTATCTTACCGAAACAACTATTACCAACGCCCTGATTGAAGAAGCATACGAGCGAAGCAAGCAGGAGGTGAACGCAAGCCATATCCTTATCACGGTAGATCCCGGCGCTTCACCGCAGGACACCCTGGCAGCCTACCAAAAGATAACCGCACTAAGGGACAGGGCCATAAATGGGGAGGATTTCAATGCACTTGCCCGGTCCAATAGCCAAGACCCCTCTGCGGTTCAAAACGGCGGCAATCTCGGCTATTTCACGTCCATGCAAATGGTATATCCATTTGAGGAGGCTGCATATGCCACCGCGGAAGGGGAGGTTAGTGAGCCTTTCCGTACACGCTATGGCTATCATATTGTAAAAGTACACGATAAGCGCGAAAGCCGCGGAAAAATAAAAGTGGCTCATATTATGATTCGCGCCGCTCAGGGTATGAGCGTTGAAGACAGCGTGGCGGCCCGTAAAAAAGCTGAAGAGATTTACCGTATGCTTGACCAGGGAGCGGACTGGTTCGAGACAGCCAGTGAGTACTCAGAAGATTTGAATACAAAAGATCGAGGAGGTGAGCTTCCCTGGTTTGGAACTGGTAACATGGTACCCTCTTTTGAGAATGCTGCCTTCGCCCTAGAAAACCCAAAAGACATAAGCGAGCCTGTTAAAACCCCGTATGGCTGGCATATTATTAGACTTCTTGAGCGACAGTCAGTTCCTGCTCTGGAGGATGTCCGGGAAAATATTGCCCGGCAAATTAACCGGGATAGCCGGGCCGAAGTGAACAAGAAAGCACTCATTAAGCGCCTCAAAGAAGAAAACTCATTCCAAGAGAATACTGAGGTCCTGGAGCAGATGGTCGCTCTGGTGTCAACAGCTGCTGTTTCCGGTAATTGGGAGAAAGCACAGTCAGACTCACTTGGGTCCAAGGCGGTATTTACCATCAATTTAAAACCTTACTATGTCAGCGACTTCATTTCCCTCGCGGAACGGTCTGCTGAAGGGCTCAACAGGGGAGGGACTGCCGAGCCTTCCGTAAGAAACCTGTATGACCGCTGGACAGAAATGAAACTGGTAGAGTATGAAGAAGAGCACCTGGCAGATAAGTACGATGACTATCGCCTTCTGTATCAGGAGTACCGTGAAGGTATATTACTATTCGAACTAATGGATCGAAAAGTATGGTCAAAAGCCACCCGTGACACTAGCGGGCTTCGGAACTATTACCAGGAAAACATTGAAAAATACCAATGGGGCAAACGTTTTAATGCAGCAATAATTAAACTTTCAGATGCCAGCCTGGCAGATGAAGTAAAGCCCCTGCTGAAAGCTGACCTCTACCCTGTATCCGGTAGTACCACAGTATTGGAACCCGGAGATGGTGACATGCTGTTCAACAACCTGCACCGTTTTAAGCTGGATAGCCTTGCCAGACGGGTAAATGCCAAATCATCATTGATCCTTACGGCTTCACTGCCTGAGGAAGATGAGGCGTTTGCAGACTCAGTTCGCCAGACCCTGAGCCGTTTTGGCATAAATGGCGAAAAGCTGAGAACACAAGGTACGGAAAGTAGCACGGCGGCGTTAGCCATTATGAGCACGTCTCCTAAAGACATGGAGGCTTTCCTGAATGAGGGGCGTCCATTGTCATTCCGTGTAGATTATGGGCGGTTTGAAGTGTCAGGTAACGAAATGCTACAGGACCTGCCTGCCGAAAAAGGAGTTTATGAAGTAACAGATGATGAAAATGCCCTCATCCGGATATATGAGGTGCTTGAGCCTCAGGCTAAGCAACTGTCTGAAATAAGAGGTCAGGTCATCAGTGATTACCAGGAGCATCTGGAAAAGGAGTGGGTAGCTGAACTTCGGGAGAAATACCCTGTGGAGATAAACCGGAGGGCACTGAACGAAATATACAGGAAGTTTGAGAATGAGTAA
- the cysC gene encoding adenylyl-sulfate kinase — protein sequence MENIHPIFDTILTKQDKESLLKQRAKVIWMVGLSGSGKSTLARALENDLHNKGYLTKLLDGDNLRTGVNNNLGFSTEERRENIRRAAEVSKLFADCGIITICSLISPTHDIRSMARDIIGRDSYLEVFINCPLEVCEERDVKGLYAKARKGEIKAFTGISSPFEAPATPDIELRTDIHNLADSSRQLVEAVLPVIDYKDEK from the coding sequence TTGGAAAACATTCATCCAATTTTTGACACCATCCTGACTAAACAAGATAAGGAATCGCTTTTAAAACAGCGAGCCAAGGTTATCTGGATGGTGGGTCTGTCAGGATCCGGCAAGAGCACACTGGCCCGGGCGCTGGAAAATGACCTTCATAATAAAGGCTATTTAACCAAACTGCTCGACGGCGACAACCTGCGCACCGGGGTAAATAACAATCTTGGGTTCAGTACGGAGGAGCGCCGCGAAAACATTCGCCGTGCAGCAGAGGTTTCTAAACTTTTTGCCGATTGTGGCATCATTACCATTTGTTCGCTCATCAGCCCTACCCATGATATTCGCAGCATGGCGCGCGACATCATAGGCAGGGATTCGTACCTGGAGGTATTTATCAATTGCCCGCTGGAGGTATGTGAAGAGCGTGATGTAAAGGGACTGTATGCCAAGGCACGCAAGGGTGAAATAAAAGCATTTACCGGAATCAGCAGCCCCTTTGAGGCCCCTGCAACACCCGATATTGAATTACGGACGGATATACATAACTTAGCCGATAGTAGCCGGCAGCTTGTAGAGGCCGTTCTTCCGGTAATCGATTACAAAGACGAGAAATAA
- a CDS encoding AAA family ATPase — MQFKTDVEAADSFHEAYTRLTAEISKVIVGQDKVVRLLLTSIFCQGHSLLVGVPGLAKTLLIKTISEALHLSFNRIQFTPDLMPSDILGAETLDKDRNFKFIKGPIFANIILADEINRTPPKTQAALLESMQEYAVTIAGQYFPLDRPFFVLATQNPIEQEGTYPLPEAQLDRFMFNINLDYPSYEDEVTVVKNTTTAVKNQVNTVLTAEEIMAYQELVRKVPVADNVVEYAVDLVSKTRPGTERAHTLTNEYLEWGAGPRASQFLVLGAKCNALLNAKYSPDIEDVKAVAVPALRHRIVRNFKAEAEGISIEKIIGELL, encoded by the coding sequence GTGCAGTTTAAAACCGATGTTGAAGCAGCGGATAGTTTTCACGAAGCATATACCCGGCTCACTGCCGAAATTTCAAAAGTAATCGTAGGACAGGACAAGGTAGTCCGCCTGCTGCTTACTTCCATTTTCTGCCAGGGCCATAGCCTGCTGGTAGGCGTGCCCGGATTGGCCAAGACACTCCTTATTAAAACCATATCCGAAGCGCTTCACCTGAGTTTTAACCGTATTCAGTTTACGCCCGACCTAATGCCTTCCGATATACTCGGAGCTGAGACATTGGATAAGGACAGAAACTTTAAGTTTATCAAAGGGCCGATATTTGCTAATATCATCCTTGCTGATGAGATAAACCGTACCCCGCCCAAAACCCAGGCTGCCCTGCTCGAAAGCATGCAGGAGTATGCCGTTACCATAGCCGGGCAATACTTTCCGCTGGACAGGCCCTTTTTCGTGCTGGCTACCCAGAACCCCATAGAGCAGGAAGGTACCTATCCCCTGCCCGAGGCCCAGCTTGACAGATTCATGTTCAATATTAATCTGGACTATCCCAGTTACGAAGATGAAGTAACAGTGGTGAAGAATACCACCACCGCCGTAAAAAACCAGGTGAATACTGTGCTGACCGCTGAGGAAATCATGGCTTACCAGGAGCTGGTCCGAAAAGTACCTGTGGCTGATAATGTAGTGGAGTATGCTGTGGACCTTGTAAGCAAGACCAGACCCGGGACTGAGCGCGCGCATACCCTTACCAATGAATACTTGGAGTGGGGGGCAGGCCCCAGGGCCTCACAGTTCCTTGTGCTGGGAGCCAAATGTAATGCCCTGCTAAATGCTAAATACTCTCCCGATATCGAAGATGTAAAAGCTGTTGCTGTGCCCGCCCTTCGTCACCGTATCGTGCGTAACTTCAAGGCTGAGGCGGAAGGCATAAGTATTGAGAAGATCATCGGAGAGCTGCTGTAG
- the cysD gene encoding sulfate adenylyltransferase subunit CysD gives MTSYNLTHLEQLESEAIFVIREVASQFENPVLLFSGGKDSITVLRLAQKAFWPAKIPFSLMHIDTGHNFPETIQFRDKLVKELGVNLIVRTVQDSIDKGRAREEKGPNPSRNSLQTITLLDAIEEFKFDAAFGGARRDEEKARAKERFFSHRDEFGQWDPKNQRPELWNLFNGRKHVGEHFRVFPISNWTEMDVWQYIKREELEIPEIYFSHERDVVTRSGVLLARSEFITLMNDEAYEKRVVRFRTVGDMTCTGAVESPAADLDQIIQEVAAARVTERGGRADDKRSEAAMEDRKKQGYF, from the coding sequence ATGACTTCTTATAATCTGACGCACCTCGAGCAGTTAGAATCGGAAGCGATTTTCGTGATACGCGAGGTAGCTTCGCAGTTCGAGAACCCTGTTCTGCTGTTCTCCGGTGGTAAAGACTCTATCACCGTTCTCAGGCTGGCTCAGAAAGCCTTTTGGCCTGCCAAGATTCCTTTTTCGCTCATGCACATCGACACGGGTCACAACTTCCCCGAGACTATCCAGTTTCGTGACAAGCTTGTGAAGGAGCTTGGTGTAAACCTGATCGTTCGCACGGTGCAGGACTCTATAGATAAGGGCCGGGCCCGTGAGGAGAAAGGACCTAACCCCAGCCGTAACTCTCTGCAGACCATTACGCTGCTGGATGCCATCGAAGAATTTAAATTTGACGCAGCTTTTGGCGGTGCCAGACGGGATGAGGAAAAGGCGCGCGCCAAGGAGCGATTCTTCTCTCACCGGGACGAATTCGGCCAGTGGGACCCTAAAAACCAACGCCCCGAACTGTGGAACCTGTTTAACGGCCGGAAGCACGTAGGAGAGCACTTCCGGGTGTTCCCGATCAGTAACTGGACTGAAATGGATGTGTGGCAGTACATCAAGCGTGAGGAGCTGGAAATACCCGAGATTTACTTCTCTCACGAGCGGGATGTGGTTACGCGCAGCGGGGTATTGCTTGCCAGGAGTGAGTTCATTACCCTGATGAATGATGAGGCATACGAAAAACGGGTGGTTCGTTTCCGTACCGTTGGCGATATGACTTGTACGGGTGCTGTTGAATCCCCTGCCGCTGATCTGGATCAGATCATACAGGAGGTAGCCGCGGCCCGTGTTACAGAACGCGGAGGCCGTGCAGATGACAAACGCTCTGAAGCTGCCATGGAAGACAGGAAGAAGCAGGGTTATTTCTAG